The sequence below is a genomic window from Canis aureus isolate CA01 chromosome 35, VMU_Caureus_v.1.0, whole genome shotgun sequence.
tccccctccttgcaGTCCAGCACCTTCTTTCCCTGAAGCCTTTTCCTCATCCTAACCTCTGATCTCTTACACATTCCCAGTGCTCTCTCTAGACCCTCTCTTGCAGGCCCACTGCTGTGGAGCATCCAGGCTTGGTAAGAGGGGTGGAAGTTgggaaaaggaggcagaagggaTACAGGGTATCCCCTGGGGTTGGCAGTGGGGTCCCCTGGGCAGAGGGAACTTCCTTCAGGCTCCAGCATCTGATACTCTGCTTAGCAATGAACAGCAAATCCTGATTCCATAATTTCCATACTCTTTTTCTGCTCCTTGAAGTCTTATTAGTAGAGATataactgtttttaaaagtatgtatgtatgtatgtatgtatttatttatttatttttagtgatctCCAAACCAatgtgtggggctcaaactcgtgaccctgagatcaagcatcaCACACTCTTCTGACTCCAcaagccaggcacccccagaattaatttgttgttgttgttgttgttgttgttgttaaaaactGTAAAGGATATAATGAATGAGTctgaaggaaaaagggaagaaaggagccCTACAATATGAGAAGTGGAGGCATTTGGGGCATTCATTGGTATATGAACCATACCTTTTCTGGGTCATTACAGATAGACCAGTCCTGAGGGCCCGGGAAGGGGGACCTGGGACACATGACCCCTCTCTTGGCAGGCTGAGCTCATCCTCATGATGCTAACCCACTAGACTCTGGTTCCTGCCACTTAGCAGCATAAGCATGTGGATGCCCCAGGGGACCCTACCCTATGCTAGGTGTCCCCTGCCCCTGTGCCTGTGTTTTGAGGCATGGGCCTATGTTCACTCAGTGGGTGAAGTCCGACGCAGCCTCCATCTGGGAGGCAGGAGTGTGGTGGAAGTATTGTGGTCAGGAAgtctgggttcaagccccagctCTGCCATCTGTAAGTTGTGTGATCTGTGGGaaactcctcttccttctctgtaattgtttcttccttcctacAACAAAAAGATTGTATTGTGGATCCCAGTTACTCAACTTGGCTCCCATTAGAATCATGTAGGAGCTTTTAAAACCTCCCCATCCCGAGAGTTTTATATGGGAGGGGGAAGGTATCAGTACTTTTCAAAAGCTTcttaagggacgcctgagtggctcagcggttaaagcgtctgcctttggctcgggacgtgatccccgggtcctgggttcaagtcctgcatcgggctccctgcatggagcctgcttctccctctccctctggttctgtctctgcctctctaatctctttgtgtctcttatgaataaatacataaaatctttaaaaataataataataataataataaaagcttctTTAGTGATTCTAACGTGCAGCTCGGGTTGAGAACCACTAGGCCAGACCATCTCTAAGAAGGTTCCCATCACAAATGTTTTATGGCTCTATTATCACGGTCTCTGACCGAGAGGCACTACTTCTTTGGATTTCTGTTCACTACATCTTCTGTGGCCCTAGATGAGGACTATGGGGCACTCAGGCTTGGGGAAGACAAGGTTAAGTGTGTGGGCTCTGGAAGACAAGGGTTTGAGTCCTCGTTCAGCTCTCCGGGTTTCCTCCATATAACACAGGAATAACATCAGTATCTTCTGCAGTGGATTGTTGCATTAAGTTAATTCATGCTTGTAAAGTGTTTAAAATGATTACTGGAACACGCTAAGTGTTCAATGAGCTTAGTTCTTACTGTGGAGGGCAACGGGGTGGATAAGGGCGCCGAGAGGGGAGTGGCTAGGTGTGTTCATGGGATACGAGGGAGGCTGGAAGACCAGCAGCCTGGAGTCTCAGGACCTCTGTCCGGCAGGGCGTGCCTAGGGGCCCGGGACCCATACTGCGGCTGGGACGGGAAGCAGCAACGTTGCAGCACACTGGAGGACAGCTCCAACATGAGCCTCTGGACCCAGAACATAACAGCGTGTCCTGTGAGAACTGTTTTATGCCCCCCACCTGGGACCTCTCCAcccgccctccaccccctgcGATTGAGTTGAGGCTGTGACTCTCCATCAATATCCCCCATGTCCCCTGGGACCTGGTGCCTTCCCCATCCCTTGCCTTGTGTGACCCGTTTGATGTGTATCTGCAGGTGCGAAATGTGACTCGGGATGGGGGCTTTGGCCAGTGGTCACCATGGCAACCATGTGAACACTTAGATGGGGATAATTCCGGCTCTTGCCTTTGTCGGGCCCGAGCCTGTGACTCCCCCCGACCCCGCTGTGGGGGCCGAGACTGCCTGGGGCCAGCCATCCACATCGCCAACTGTTCCAGGTACGTGAGGACACAGGACTTGGATGGTGGCTGCCTTGGACTGGAGCGAGGGTGGAATAGAGGAAATGGGGCATCCCAGGCAGGTGCTCCTGCAGAGGGACAGATGCCACTTCGGGGCTGTGCAGGGGACTGGAGAGGTGGCTAAAACATGAGCCCCGGGTGGGGAGGGTTGGAAATTTCCATGCTAGTGGGAGAGAAGTCTCCGCCTTGCGGGGGCTCTTGACACAAAGAGGGAAGCTGGGCAGGCGCAGGAGTCACAGACCCCAGGCTCAGTAGGCCTCGCTATTCCAAACACGAAGGACAGTAGGAGATGGTGGCAAAGGAGGCAGGCCTGGTGCCCGACCCCATGGCCATCCTCTAGAAGGTGCGACCTTGGACTCTCTTAAAATCACTCCattctatgtgtgtgtattggtTGAACTGTCACAGCAACCTCGCGGGGTAGGAACACAATCATTATCCTTACTTTGAAGATCAAGAGTATTAGGAGGCACAGAAATCTTTGGGAACGCGCCCAGGCTCACGTAGCCAGGAGAAGCGGTGGAGCCAAAACTTGGACATGGAGTCAAAGCAGGCTCAGCAGTGAATGGTGCCTGAGGCTGGAGCGAAGCAGGGGTGCTGGAGAACAGGGGGGAGCATGGGTCTGAGTGCAAGGGCCCCCCCACCCAGAAGGCTGAACCGCAGGTTGCGGATTGCAAAGGCAACTGGAGCCTTTTCTAGAGAAGGCGTCCTTCTGCCCGGGGAGTAGCTCCACGCAGTCCTACCTGCAGGCCCTCGGCCCGGGCACAGCCTGACCCACGGGGAGAGGTTCTCAACAGCGTTTGAGGAAGGAACATGGAAAAAGGAATAACTAGGTCCGCGGGAGGCGGCCTGCTTAGGAGCCTGCGTCGCTGGCGGCAACAATACAGAAGCCACCGGCGCGATAGGGACGTGCGCTAGGGCTCACGTGTCCCTGTCTCCTGTGACCCCCCAGGAACGGGGCGTGGACCCCGTGGTCCCCGTGGGCCCCGTGCAGCACGTCCTGCGGGATCGGATTCCAGGTCCGCCAGCGAAGCTGCAGCAACCCCGCTCCCCGCCACGGAGGCCGCATCTGCGTGGGCAAGAGCCGCGAGGAGCGGTGAGCGCGCCCCGGTCCGGGTCTCGGTCTCCGTCTCCGGGGGGCGCTGGCGCTGGCGCTGCGGGCGGGTCCCGGGCTCGCCggccctccccctgcaccccgccGTCTCTCCTTAGGGAACGGTGCCCGCTCCCGAGAGCCATGACTGCCCCCCCTTCCCTCAGGTTCTGCAACGAGAACGCGCCCTGCCCGGTGCCCATCTTCTGGGCGTCCTGGGGCTCCTGGAGCAAGTGCAGCAGCAACTGTGGGGGCGGCGTGCAGTCGCGGCGGCGGGCCTGCGAGAACGGAGACTCCTGCCCCGGCTGCGGCGTGGTgaggccccggggaggggcgcgggggggcggccctgcaccccggggtggggggacctgCATGGGGGGGAGTCTGCACCCCAGGGGGGCCGGCGAAGGGGGCGGCCCTGCACCCCGGGGTGGTAGGGAGGGCCAGCAGTGGGGGGCGGTCCTGCATCCCGCGGAGGGCTGGCCCGGAGGCGTGGGGGGGCCTGCATCCCAGGGAGGGGGGCGGCCCTGCACCCCGGAGagggctggcggggggggggcggttctgCATCCCGGTGGTGGGTGGAGGGTCGGCTGGGGGGCCAGCCCTGCACCCCCGGGGGGCGGCCCTGCACcccaggtggggagggctggCGGGGTGGCGGTCCTGCACCCCGAGGTGGGGAGGGCTGGCGGGGGGTGTGTGGCCCTGCACcccaggtggggagggctggcgggggggggggcggccctgcaccccaggtggggagggctggCGGGGGGTGTGTGGCCCTGCACcccaggtggggagggctggCGGGGGGTGCGGCCCTGCACCCCGAGGTGGGCTGGCAAGGAGGTGGCCCTGCACCCCGGGGAGGGGGAAGACtggcggggggcggcggccctGCACCCCGAGGTGGGGAGGGCTGGCGGGGGGCGGTAGCCCTGCACCCCGAGGTGGGGAGggctggcgggggggggcggccctgcaccccaggtggggagggctggCGGGATGGCGGCCCTGCACCCCGAGGTGGGGAGGGCTGGCGGGGGTGTGTGGCCCTGCACcccaggtggggagggctggcgggggggcggggggcggccctGTACCCCgaggtggggagggctggggggtgggtcAGCCCTGCACcccaggtggggagggctggCGGGGGGTGCGGCCCTGCACCCCGAGGTGGGCTGGCAAGGAGGTGGCCCTGcaccccggggagggggaggactggcggggggcggcggccctgcaccccaggtggggagggctggCGGGGGGTGCGGCCCTGCACCCCGAGGTGGGCTGGCAAGGGGGCGGCCCTGCACCCCGAGGTGGGGagggctggcgggggggggggcggccctgCACCCCAAGGTGGGCTGGCAAGAAGGTGGCCCTGcaccccggggagggggaggactggcggggggcggcggccctGCACCCCAAGGTGGGGAGGGCTGGCGGGGGAGGGCGGCCCTGcaccccggggcggggagggctggTGGGGGGGTGGCCCTGCACCCCGAGGTGGGCTGGCAAGGGGGCGGCCCTGcaccccggggagggggagggctggcGGGGGGGCCGGCCCTGCACCCCGGGGCGGGCCTGCGGGGGGTGGGCCCGCGCCTGCAGGTCGGCCACCCAGCGCCCGCTCCCCTCCCGAAGGAGTTCAAGACGTGCAACCCCGAGGGCTGCCCCGAAGTGCGGCGCAACACCCCGTGGACGCCGTGGCTGCCGGTGAACGTGACGCAGGGCGGGGCGCGGCAGGAGCAGCGGTTCCGCTTCACGTGCCGCGCGCCGCTGGCCGACCCGCACGGGCTGCAGCTGGGCCGCCGGAGGACCGAGACGCGGAGCTGCCCCGCCGACGGCTCGGGAGCCTGCGACACCGACGGTACCGCCCCCCTTACCCCGGCCTGGGGCGCGCGGGGTGCCCGGGGCAGGTGGTGGGGTGCCCGGGGCGGGAGCGGGGTGCTCGGGGCAGGAGCGAGGTCCCCGGGGTGGTGGCGGGATGCCCAGGGTGGGAGCGGGGTCCCCGGGGCCGGAGCGGGGTGCCCGGGGCGGTGGCGGGGTCCCGGGGCGTGGCGGGGTGTCCGGGGCGTGGCGGGGTCCCCGGGGCGTGGCGGGGTGCCCGGGGCGGGAGCGGGGTGCTCGGGGCAGGAGCGAGGTCCCCGGGGTGGTGGCGGGATGCCCAGGGCGGGAGCGGGGTCCCCGGGGCCGGAGCGGGGTGCCCGGGGCAGTGGCGGGGTCCCCGGGGCGGTGGCGGGGTCCCCGGGGCGTGGCGGGGTGCCCGGGGCTGTGGCAGGATGCCCGGGGCGTGGCGGGGTCCCGGGGCGTGGCGGGGTGTCCGGGGCGTGGCGGGGTGTCCGGGGCGTGGCGGGGTCCCGGGGCGTGGCGGGGTCCCGGGGCGTGGCGGGAGCCCGCGCTGACGCGTCCCCCCGCAGCCCTGGTGGAGGACCTCCTGCGCGGCGGCAGCACCTCCCCGCGCTCGCTGAGCGGCGGCTGGGCGGCGTGGGGCGCGTGGTCGTCCTGCTCCCGGGCCTGCGAGCTGGGCTTCCGCGTCCGCAAGCGCACGTGCACGAACCCCGAGCCCCGCAGCGGAGGCCTCCCGTGCAGCGGCGACGCGGCCGAGTACCAGGACTGCAACCCCCAGGCCTGTCCAGGTGACCCGCGCTCGCGGAACCCCgctgggtggggcaggggccacACCTCATGCCTCCTCTGCTTTGCGACTCGTACAGGGGGCCCTAGAGCAGGTTTGCGCCCCGACCCAGGGCACGGCGGCGTCTCCCCCCGCAGGGCCGCTCCGCGTCCTCCGGGCCACTTTTATCCTCCCCTAATGGATTGGCCAGACAAGAAGCTTGATTGGAATGGAGCTGGGCTTTGCTGTCTCCTCTGCAGCCTGCCtaacccccagcacccccagaggCGGAGGGGCAGCCCTGAGGGTGGGTCTTGGGGTGGTGCCGCCGATGGGGCCAGGCCGGCCCAGGGCAGAGTGGCCCAGCTCACGCTGGGGTGGAAGACTGCCTTGGGCCCTGCACCTGCAACCCCGTCACACACCCGGTCCCCTTGCAGTGCGGGGTGCCTGGTCCTGCTGGACCCCATGGTCCCCCTGCTCAGCCTCCTGTGGGGGAGGCCACTACCAACGCACCCGATCCTGCACCAGCCCCGCGCCCTCCCCAGGCGAGGACATCTGTCTGGGTCTGCACACAGAGGAGGCCCTGTGTGCCACACAGGCTTGCCCGGGTAGGGACAACatctggctggggctggggagcacCTTGGATCTCTCTGATCCCCGTCAGGGGGTCCCAGGGTGGCTAAGCTCATGGCAGCCCACGCCCCACAGAAGGCTGGTCGCCGTGGTCCGAGTGGAGCGCGtgcactgaggagggagcccagagCCGCAGCAGGCACTGTGAAGACCTGGTCCCGGGGCCCAGCACCTGTGCTGGGAATAGCAGCCAGAGCCGCCCCTGTCCCTACAGCGAGATTCCTGGTGGGTCCTTCACACCCACCCTTACTACTCTGTGCCCCTAAACTTCCTTCCCCTTCAGAAGAGTCTCACTGGGTCTAGGATGGGAacaccggggggcggggggaaggtgCATGTGCTTTGGGCTTTGGTCCCTTCTTCTCTAGTGAATCCACCGACCCCTCTTAGAGATAGGGTCTGAGCAGGGACAGAGTGGCAtgcaggcccccagcccccgTCCCACAGGTCAGTGCTGACCAGGGTCCTACTGGAGATAGACCGAGCCCCCGAGGGACCCTTGTCTCCTCCCTGTCCCAATATCCTTTCTGCTTGTCTTCCCGCAGTGATCCTGCCTGCCTCTAGCATGGAGGAGGCCACCAGCTGTGGAGGTAAGGAACCTGCCCCACCTCGCGGCACTGTCTttctacccctcctccccacctagGAGGCAGTCAGCAAGTCTGTATGCAAGAAGAGTCGCCCACCTCCACACCCTCTGGTGGCCTCCTCTGACCTAAGCCAGGTGTCCTATGAGAGAGGCCCGGGTGGCAGGCTGCCCAGCCTTCCTGTTGTCCTTGGCTCTGGCCTCAAAGCCCTTTCTTTGTCACAGAGCTTCCCAGTGGGAGGCAGTCAGGAGTCTCTCCTCTTCGCCCTGGCCCTTTCCTTACcacttgcttctgcctctcccaggctTCAGTCTCATCCACCTGGTAGCCACAGGTGTCTCCTGcttcctgggctctgggctgctGACCTTGGCAGTGTACCTGTCCTGCCAGCACTGCCAGCGCCAGTCCCAGGAATCTACACTCGTCCATCCGGCCACCCCCAACCACCTGCACTACAAGGGCGGGGGCACCCCCAAGAACGAGAAGTACACACCCATGGAGTTCAAGGTGGGAGCCTTCACAGAGGAGCAGGGTGAAGGGTGCGGCGGTTCTGACCCCGAGCAGGGCATAGCTGGGCTGGGCACTTGGGAGGGCACAGTGGTGTCGTGAACTGTCAGCAGCCGGAATGTTTTTTCACCAACTGGTTCCTAATCCCCTTGCCCTGGctgccccctctccccatccttccCTACGTCTTCCCCTCCGGTCCTTCCTTCTCCCACAGACGCTGAACAAGAATAACCTGATCCCCGATGACAGAGCCAACTTCTACCCGTTGCAGCAGACCAACGTGTACACAACCACCTACTATCCCAGCCCACTGAACAAGCACAGCTTCCGGCCcgaggcctcacctggacaacgGTGCTTCCCCAACAGCTGATAACACTGTCCCGGGGACTTGGGCTCCTTGCCTCCTTAAGGCCCAGAACAGGTGGAAATGGGACGGTGGAGCCAGCTCGGTTTTCTTGCTGCCTTGCCTGCGGGGGTCCTACCCGACTTCAAAGAGCTCTGGCTGGCGGTGACCATGGGGGAGAGGGCTGGCTTCAGGCTGGCACACGGCTGCAGTTCCAGCTCAGCCCAGGTCTCTCATGGCCTCCTTGTGACCCACGACCGTGCTGATCTCCCCTGCCGTGTCGGCTGTGGACCTACTGGGCACGCGAGGAACTGGAGAGCGGAGATGGCAGGACAGCAGGCTCTTAGGTGTGAGTTGGAAGTGATGCTCATGTGGCCATCATGGGCCGAGGCTGTCCCTCTCTGGCTGGCCCCAGGAAGGGCCTGGGCTACACCCCGATTGTCTCTGAGAGAGGAACAAGTCAAATGGCCCCAGAAGCTCCGGATTCTCCGCCCGGCGCTGGGCCACTGTGGTGCTGTCCCAGTGTGACCTGGGGACCAAGGCTGACCCAGGTTGTCTACCTTTGCCCAGCAGTCTGCACTTTGCCCAGGGACATCCCCCTGGTCAGAGGCAGTGAGGGCTGGGGACTGAAGATCGATCTTTGCTAAGAAGCCCTTTAATCTGGGCTGACACAGGCCTCAGCTTTGCCCTCAGAATGCAGGAAAGGCGGtccaggaggaagggaggcaggagtCCAGCCTCCGTGCCACTATGGAGATAGACTGTCTTCCAGTTGCTGCTCGGTAGCTACTGGCCGAGACCTGCTTGGGAGTCTCTGCTGGCCCTTCATCTGTTCAGgaacacgtacacacacacacacacacacacacacacacactcaacatgCTACAGCAACAAAAAGGATGTTGGGCTGTGGCATTAATAATTAAAGATGATATCCAGTCTCCAAATGTAATTCTGTCTTCGTGCGTATGTGTGTGGGCTCCTCCTGGCGTGGGCTAGCCACCCAGAGCAGTGCTCTGGGTAATAGGTGATCTTCTCGGGGTAGAGGAAATGATCCACATGGAATTTGACTTTCCCAGAGGGGATCTCTCCACTTGTGagcatatgtacatacacacatgttgCTCTAAATCCTTTCTGGAAAAGAGGTTAGGGACAAACAGATTTGTAAGTAGGGGCTCGAGGTACACCAAAGACAACACAGCCTGAGATTTTTTTGCCCGTTCCCTTAACAGCAATTCCAGGCAACAGCTCCAGAGTGGGAATGCATGAGTACAGCAGGGGAGTATTAATGAGGGTGGTTTTATGAGGTATTTATAAGGCTAAATTTAATAAAAGCCAAAACTCactgaaaatgaataaacttgTGAAATGGGAGAAGCCCAATATAGTTTTTGCTGGATTAAGTAAATAACCTCTAAGCCTCAGCccaagtcagagagagagagaggagttgaTGGACATGTTAAATTCAGAGAGCAATTTCTCAGCTTAATTGGCTGGATCAGTTCTCCTAGGGCTCCCAGCAAATTCTTCTTGTAGGTCAGGCTTTAAAGCCTGTGGTCCTAGTGGTAAGGAGGAAAAGAGCATTCCTGGGCCCAAGTCCTGGAATCCCTTGTGCTCACTGGGGCAAAGGAAGGGTCTTCAggccagggtggagcccaatCGGAGAGAGCTCAGGGATCATATAAGCACTTCCTGCTTTGGGATTTCTTGCTGGGTTCCTCTTAACATAATGGAGTCCAGAGCATGTGGGAGCCTGTGGAGTATTAGATCTGGGGGTCTCTGattctcttggacctggttagGGAAGTGAAGTTCAAGAGTGTTCAAGGGCCCAGGATGTCTACTTCATGAGGGTCACTCTTCTCTCCAAGTGAGGGACTGGACAGGTCTGTAGGAAGAAGTCATGGAGAATACCTAGCTAATGTTCACCCCGTATAGACTGGAATGGCATCAGTGGGGATGAAAATTTGTGGGTGCTGTGGCaaaacactacacacacacacacaaacacacacacacaatgaattttctttttataaaaaaactgTTGTGGCTTTGGATGCATGACCATCAGAATGTATTAAGGGATCCACGCTGCATGCAAATTAGCTTGCATGGTTGACAAAGGCTGTAGCCAGCCCTAGcccacagatgaggaagccaagaaTGTCCTCCCCGGTGGTTGTGTTCTCTCTGGCAGCTGCTTTGAGGCTGCATGGATAGCTCCATGGTGTCAGGAAACCGAGGTATAAAAAACAAGGGGGCTTCTTAGACCCAGCTGGCTCGGCAAAAGAGAAAGGGAATGCCGGATTGGATGCTCTAGGCCTTCTTGGGCCTTCTTGTCTTTGGATAACTGCTTTTTATGATCCGAGTAGCActtttattgtagaaaatttagaggatatagaaaaccaaaaatataatcACAGTTACAGTAAAAACCAAGGCAGGGACTTAGGGATTTTAAATGATGGTGTGAAGACAATTCTCTCAACATCACTCCAAAAGCAAAgaggacaaaaaacaaaagctatcACTATTTTCAATATCTATAATCCGAAATCATAATACAAGAATATAGAAAGCAGATAGAGGAACAGGTTGCTTGGTGTAAACTTCAGCTAGACCTTCAAGATACCTTCACTCTCTTGTCTCATAGCTAGGTCACCACTCCTTTGTCACCCCAGAGGGCAATAAGCATGTTCCCTTGAGACACTGAACCAGACTGGATGTGGAAATACCAGACGTGAAGTGAGTGTGTGGTAAGGGTCTCTTTGGACCACTAGAGGTTTAAGAAACAGGCCATGATTATCAGTGGGACTCAGCAGTTGCCTTATTCAGCTAACTCCAAGACTCTGGCAGCCAAGTTTcttcccccagccctcctccaggCAGGAGATTATTAGATGATTCTTTGAAGAAACAAACTAAGTCTGcagattctgaaaaaaataagccAGTGCAACAGTCCTACAGTGAAGTACACTCATTAACAAACATGTCCAAGTACACAGAACCTGCTGTCACTTTTCAGCACGTCATAAATAGGAATGTGCAGATAAGAGTCACAgacatcagagaaaaaaaagcactaacatgaaagaaagaggaaCTCAATGAAgagagattatatatacatagagAACATTTCAAAGACCCCATAATTCTTCAGAATAAGTAAAGATATTGCATTCATGAAataacaagataaaataaaatggacagagTAAAGCtcttagaagttaaaaaaaaatatgagagaaaaatatgtttaacGATAAAGGGAGTTTCCCAAAAAGTTGAATGAAAAgaccaagaaatggaaaataggagaaaaagagataagaaaattaaaggatctgggtgtctggctggctcagttggtggagcatgggactcttgatcaaggggttgtaagtttgaaccccatgttgggtgtaaagattacttaaaaaataaaatctttaaaagaaaattagaggatCAATCCAGGAGGTCTAACAGCCCATTGAAAAACTCATAAgaggaaattatcaaagaaagACTCTGGGAAAATTTGCCAGAACCAAAAGACAAGGTCTTCAGATCAGTACCTAGCAGCAAGAGGCACATAAACATGACATTTCAAAACAACAGCCTTGAAGAGAAGATTCCAACAGACAAAAAAAGATTAGGAATATGAATGGCATAAACCTCTtactaacaaaatttaaagttAGAATACAGTAGAAATTATCCTCAAGATTctgaagtaaaaataatatttggttgTGAATTTTATACCCAGCCAACCTATGAGTCATAGGAGAGTAGATTAAAGACCTTTTCAGATATGcagaatctcaaaaaaatatatctcaCATGTGTTCTCATTTCAGTAAAACAAGAGTAAACAAAATGTAGATCCAAGGGAAAGGGGATCTAACACAGGAAAGGGGTGAGAACAGATACCAGGCTGGCAGTCATGCAACAGGCTGAGAGAGCAACAATCCAGGTTAGAGTAGGAGGAGAGCCTGCACATGGAGAGAGCCAGGAAAAATGAACAGGCACATTATCTGGCAGGTTTGTATGGAGAATTatatgaagatttattttataaaacttactTTAGGGGTGCCCGGtgtctcagtccattaagcatccaactctttcttgattttagctcagggttgtaggattgagccccctgttgggttccgagctcagtggagtctgcttgggattctctctttccctcttcctctgcccctcacctctccccactctaaaaataaataaatatttttaaatcttattttataaaactgtatGGAAAGACTTAAGTTTGGGttcaaa
It includes:
- the SEMA5B gene encoding semaphorin-5B isoform X3; protein product: MVFPRPLAVTLLPPSLTLLVVHLSSSQDVATEPSSEQQLCTLREHPTVAFADLKPWVFNFTYPGARDFSQLALDPPRNQLIVGARNYLFRLSLANVSLLQATEWASNEDTRRSCQSKGKTEEECQNYVRVLIVTGRKVFLCGTNAFSPVCSSRQVGNLSRTIEKINGVARCPYDPRHNSTAVISSQGELYAATVIDFSGRDPAIYRSLGSGPPLRTAQYNSKWLNEPNFVAAYDIGLFAYFFLRENAVEHDCGRTVYSRVARVCKNDVGGRFLLEDTWTTFMKARLNCSRPGEVPFYYNELQSAFHLPEQDLIYGVFTTNVNSIAASAVCAFNLSAISQAFNGPFRYQENPRAAWLPIANPIPNFQCGTLPEVGPNENLTERSLQDAQRLFLMSEAVQPVTPEPCVTQDSVRFSHLVVDLVQAKDTLYHVLYIGTESGTILKALSTTSRSLRGCYLEELHVLPPGRREPLRSLRILHSARALFVGLSDGVLRVPLERACLGARDPYCGWDGKQQRCSTLEDSSNMSLWTQNITACPVRNVTRDGGFGQWSPWQPCEHLDGDNSGSCLCRARACDSPRPRCGGRDCLGPAIHIANCSRNGAWTPWSPWAPCSTSCGIGFQVRQRSCSNPAPRHGGRICVGKSREERFCNENAPCPVPIFWASWGSWSKCSSNCGGGVQSRRRACENGDSCPGCGVEFKTCNPEGCPEVRRNTPWTPWLPVNVTQGGARQEQRFRFTCRAPLADPHGLQLGRRRTETRSCPADGSGACDTDALVEDLLRGGSTSPRSLSGGWAAWGAWSSCSRACELGFRVRKRTCTNPEPRSGGLPCSGDAAEYQDCNPQACPVRGAWSCWTPWSPCSASCGGGHYQRTRSCTSPAPSPGEDICLGLHTEEALCATQACPEGWSPWSEWSACTEEGAQSRSRHCEDLVPGPSTCAGNSSQSRPCPYSEIPVILPASSMEEATSCGGFSLIHLVATGVSCFLGSGLLTLAVYLSCQHCQRQSQESTLVHPATPNHLHYKGGGTPKNEKYTPMEFKTLNKNNLIPDDRANFYPLQQTNVYTTTYYPSPLNKHSFRPEASPGQRCFPNS